A genomic segment from Yimella sp. cx-51 encodes:
- a CDS encoding ABC-F family ATP-binding cassette domain-containing protein codes for MANLISAERISLALGTQQLLDEVSLGVGTGDRIGIVGRNGGGKTTLLSVLAGRQQVDSGRLTQVGSLTVGVLSQDDGLDPESTVAQAVLGDRAEHEWAGEARVREILDGLLGGVTLGAVGGHDTIVGPLSGGERRRISLARLLIDDPDVLMLDEPTNHLDVEGVQWLATYLSSRRATASNALVTITHDRWFLDAVATMTWEVIDGKVEQYEGGYAAFVLAKAERSRVAAATEERRQNLLRKELAWLQRGAPARTSKPKFRIDAANELIRNEPDPRNDVELVRFATTRLGKDVIDLLDASITLGDKKILEKQTWRLAPGERTGIVGVNGAGKSTLLRAITGAQELSSGKRKEGRTVQLAFLTQDLRELAEVEGLKVIDAITEVKSYIMLDGKETSASSLAKRLGFSGPRQQTRVADLSGGERRRLQFLRLLMTEPNVLLLDEPTNDLDIETLTSMEDVLDGWAGTLVVVSHDRYLLERMCNRQIALLGDARIRELPGGVEQYLELRAAGAGSATGGGSAKTSNSSSSAPAPVSSGRSAAEVRELRKTVARLEKSLARSAEREERLHQQLLEAATDHVRAAELDAQLREIHAEREQLEMEWLEAAEQLDD; via the coding sequence ATGGCGAATCTCATTTCGGCAGAGCGCATTTCGCTCGCGCTCGGCACGCAGCAACTCCTCGACGAGGTGTCTCTCGGCGTCGGTACCGGTGATCGCATCGGCATCGTCGGACGCAACGGTGGCGGCAAGACGACGCTGCTGTCGGTGCTCGCCGGTCGTCAGCAGGTCGACTCCGGACGCCTCACCCAAGTCGGCAGTCTCACCGTCGGTGTCCTCAGCCAGGACGATGGCCTCGACCCTGAATCCACCGTCGCGCAAGCAGTGCTCGGCGATCGCGCGGAGCACGAATGGGCCGGCGAAGCACGCGTCCGCGAGATCCTGGACGGCCTGCTCGGCGGCGTCACCCTCGGTGCGGTCGGTGGCCACGACACGATCGTTGGGCCGCTCTCTGGCGGTGAGCGTCGACGAATTTCGTTGGCCCGCTTGCTGATCGACGATCCCGATGTGCTGATGCTCGACGAGCCGACCAACCACCTGGATGTCGAAGGCGTGCAGTGGTTGGCCACTTACCTGTCGTCGCGCCGCGCGACCGCATCGAACGCGTTGGTCACGATCACCCACGACCGGTGGTTCCTGGACGCGGTGGCGACCATGACCTGGGAGGTCATCGACGGCAAGGTGGAGCAGTACGAAGGTGGCTACGCGGCGTTTGTGCTGGCGAAGGCCGAGCGGTCACGGGTGGCGGCGGCCACCGAGGAGCGGCGGCAGAACCTTCTCCGCAAGGAGCTGGCGTGGCTGCAGCGTGGCGCGCCTGCGCGCACGTCCAAGCCGAAGTTCCGCATCGATGCCGCCAACGAACTGATCCGAAACGAACCCGATCCCCGCAACGACGTCGAACTCGTCCGCTTCGCCACGACGCGCCTCGGCAAGGACGTCATCGACCTGCTCGACGCATCGATCACGTTGGGCGACAAGAAGATTCTGGAGAAGCAGACCTGGCGGCTGGCGCCGGGGGAGCGCACCGGCATCGTCGGTGTCAACGGCGCAGGCAAGTCGACGCTGCTGCGCGCGATCACCGGTGCGCAGGAGTTGTCGTCCGGGAAGCGCAAGGAAGGTCGCACGGTCCAACTGGCCTTCCTTACCCAGGATTTGCGTGAGCTGGCCGAGGTCGAAGGCTTGAAGGTGATCGATGCGATCACCGAGGTGAAGTCGTACATCATGCTCGACGGCAAGGAGACCAGTGCGTCCTCCTTGGCGAAGCGGCTGGGGTTCAGCGGTCCGCGACAGCAGACCCGCGTTGCTGACCTCTCCGGTGGAGAGCGCCGCAGACTGCAATTCCTGCGCCTGCTGATGACCGAGCCGAACGTGCTGCTGCTCGACGAGCCGACGAACGACCTCGACATCGAGACGCTGACCTCCATGGAGGATGTGCTGGACGGTTGGGCCGGCACGCTCGTCGTCGTGTCGCACGACCGGTACCTGCTGGAGCGCATGTGCAACCGGCAGATTGCTCTGCTGGGTGATGCCCGCATCCGCGAACTTCCGGGCGGTGTCGAGCAGTACCTCGAACTTCGTGCTGCTGGAGCCGGATCTGCCACCGGAGGGGGCTCTGCCAAGACGTCGAACAGTTCGTCGTCCGCACCTGCTCCCGTGTCGTCCGGCCGCTCGGCGGCCGAGGTACGCGAGCTACGCAAGACCGTCGCACGTTTGGAGAAGTCACTCGCACGCAGTGCCGAACGCGAGGAGCGCCTGCACCAACAGTTGCTGGAAGCGGCAACCGATCACGTCCGCGCTGCCGAGCTGGACGCGCAGCTGCGCGAGATCCACGCCGAGCGTGAGCAGCTTGAGATGGAGTGGCTCGAAGCTGCCGAGCAACTCGACGACTGA
- a CDS encoding MarR family winged helix-turn-helix transcriptional regulator, translated as MAVEHTDEVELIVDAWRRERPDLDSDPLLVLSRVTRLARRLDLARATAFASRDLDAWEFDVLSALRRAGSPYELSPGTLGQQTLVTSGTMTNRVDRLESRGYVERRPAPNDRRGVLVRLTKKGRAVVDAAFEDLLAQERDLLAALPQSDRNQLADALQSLLSALEN; from the coding sequence ATGGCCGTGGAGCACACCGATGAGGTCGAGCTGATCGTCGACGCGTGGCGACGCGAGCGTCCCGATCTCGACAGCGACCCGCTGCTGGTGCTCTCCCGCGTCACTCGCCTGGCTCGCCGGCTCGACCTTGCGCGTGCCACCGCCTTCGCCAGCCGCGACCTTGACGCCTGGGAGTTCGACGTGTTGTCGGCTCTGCGGCGAGCGGGCAGCCCGTACGAACTGTCGCCGGGCACTTTGGGTCAGCAGACGCTCGTCACCAGCGGCACCATGACCAACCGCGTCGACCGGCTCGAGTCACGCGGATATGTCGAACGGCGCCCCGCCCCGAACGACCGCCGCGGCGTGCTCGTGCGGCTGACCAAGAAGGGCCGCGCCGTCGTCGACGCAGCATTCGAGGATCTGCTGGCCCAAGAGCGTGACCTGCTGGCGGCGCTGCCACAGTCCGACCGCAACCAGTTGGCGGACGCCCTGCAGAGCCTGTTGTCGGCACTGGAGAACTAG
- a CDS encoding methyltransferase domain-containing protein has protein sequence MAWDAMQYEKFDDHRTRPFRDLLARVPLSDPARIVDLGCGNGLATLLMARRWPDARITGVDSSPQMLDAAREHDLDDRVEWVEGDVAQWNPSERDPDLIVTNATLQWVPGHEAMIEQWLDALPAGGAFAMQVPGNFSAPSHRIIREAVADHPRSGELKPLLRHEPVLSPEGYAELLASRCAHVDAWETTYVQILDPAGTQANPVLEWVQGTALRPILAALDDSEQPAFLADLDERLAQAYPRRLFGVPFPFRRIFAVGVKGE, from the coding sequence ATGGCCTGGGACGCAATGCAGTACGAGAAGTTCGACGATCACCGCACTCGACCATTTCGAGACCTGCTGGCCCGCGTGCCGCTCAGTGACCCGGCCAGGATCGTCGACCTCGGGTGCGGCAACGGACTCGCGACACTGCTCATGGCGCGGCGCTGGCCGGATGCACGAATCACCGGCGTTGATTCCAGCCCGCAGATGTTGGACGCTGCCCGCGAGCACGACCTCGACGACCGGGTCGAGTGGGTAGAAGGCGATGTGGCGCAATGGAACCCGAGCGAACGCGATCCCGACTTGATCGTCACCAATGCCACGCTGCAGTGGGTGCCGGGCCACGAGGCCATGATCGAACAATGGCTGGACGCACTGCCGGCCGGCGGCGCGTTCGCCATGCAGGTGCCGGGCAACTTCTCGGCGCCGTCACATCGCATCATCCGTGAAGCCGTCGCCGACCACCCGCGGTCGGGCGAGCTCAAGCCACTGCTGCGGCATGAGCCGGTGCTTTCGCCGGAGGGTTATGCCGAACTGCTCGCCTCGCGCTGCGCACACGTGGACGCATGGGAGACCACCTACGTCCAGATCCTCGATCCTGCTGGGACACAGGCGAATCCGGTGCTCGAGTGGGTGCAGGGCACCGCGCTTCGCCCGATCCTGGCCGCCCTGGACGACTCGGAGCAGCCGGCGTTCCTCGCAGACCTCGACGAGCGTTTGGCGCAGGCCTACCCGCGCCGCCTGTTCGGCGTCCCGTTCCCGTTCCGTCGGATCTTCGCCGTCGGCGTCAAAGGAGAGTGA
- a CDS encoding VOC family protein: MAVLGIHHVQIACPAGAEDDLRAFYTGVLGLPEIPKPPALAARGGVWFQVGPQELHCGVEQGFSPALKAHPCLLVDDLEAIAARVRDAGGEVRPDTNIPGVQRFHTDDPCGNRIEIQQI, from the coding sequence ATGGCTGTGCTCGGAATTCACCACGTCCAGATCGCTTGTCCTGCAGGGGCGGAGGATGACCTGAGGGCGTTCTACACGGGTGTGCTTGGCTTGCCGGAGATCCCGAAGCCGCCCGCTCTCGCGGCGCGCGGCGGCGTGTGGTTCCAGGTCGGCCCGCAGGAACTGCATTGCGGTGTCGAGCAAGGATTCTCGCCTGCGCTGAAGGCTCACCCGTGCCTCCTCGTCGACGACCTCGAAGCGATCGCGGCGAGGGTGCGGGACGCCGGGGGAGAGGTGCGACCCGATACGAACATCCCTGGGGTGCAGCGCTTCCACACCGACGACCCGTGTGGCAACCGCATCGAGATTCAGCAGATCTGA
- a CDS encoding ISL3 family transposase translates to MDEPTSCHRSAGDDYCDRCDLLVGLPGLHVIDVEHETADRVVVTVESPPGPVGCPTCAVVAVGHGRDEVWLVDAPAFGRPVRIRWRKRRWRCLEPSCPRVVFVEQDDRVAAPRCTLTTRACWWAIEQLRREHASINGIRRQLGTGWESIRPLLRAAADDPARFDGVTILGVDEHVWHHVSTKPVEHGGRGPKELTGMVDLTPDTNGDKRTRLLDLVPGRSGKAYTDWLDQRGEAFRDGVQIATLDPFRGYKNAIDDRLEDTQAVLDAFHVVKLATHMVDEVRRRVQQQLHGHRGRKSDPLYRIRNILRAGEENLTDRQRARLAAAWAAHEAHLEVELAWQCAQQVRSVYHQDTHAAGRRVAERILDTFTSCPIREVARLGRTLKQWRTEFLGYFDTHGASNGGTEAMNGLIELHRRIARGFHNRDNYRLRMLLIGGGLNL, encoded by the coding sequence ATGGATGAGCCTACGTCCTGCCACCGATCCGCTGGTGACGACTACTGCGACCGGTGCGACTTGCTCGTTGGTCTGCCTGGGTTGCACGTGATCGACGTCGAGCACGAGACCGCCGACCGGGTGGTCGTGACGGTCGAGTCCCCGCCTGGCCCGGTCGGGTGCCCGACATGCGCGGTGGTCGCGGTCGGGCACGGCCGTGACGAGGTGTGGCTGGTCGATGCGCCGGCTTTCGGGCGACCGGTCCGGATCCGGTGGCGCAAGCGACGTTGGCGATGCCTCGAACCATCCTGTCCCCGTGTCGTATTCGTCGAGCAGGACGATCGGGTCGCGGCACCCCGGTGCACGTTGACGACCCGGGCTTGCTGGTGGGCGATCGAGCAGCTGCGGCGTGAACACGCCAGCATCAACGGGATCCGGCGGCAGCTCGGCACCGGGTGGGAATCGATCCGACCCCTGCTACGGGCCGCGGCCGACGACCCCGCACGGTTCGACGGCGTCACGATCCTGGGCGTCGACGAACACGTGTGGCACCACGTCAGCACCAAACCGGTCGAGCACGGCGGTCGGGGCCCGAAAGAACTCACCGGCATGGTCGACCTCACCCCGGATACCAACGGGGACAAGAGGACTCGCCTACTGGACCTCGTCCCAGGACGATCAGGTAAGGCGTACACCGACTGGTTGGACCAGCGCGGCGAAGCGTTCCGTGACGGTGTGCAGATCGCCACGTTGGACCCGTTCCGTGGCTACAAGAACGCGATCGATGACCGTCTCGAGGACACCCAAGCAGTGCTCGACGCGTTCCACGTCGTCAAACTCGCCACCCACATGGTCGATGAGGTGCGTCGCCGCGTCCAGCAGCAACTGCACGGTCACCGAGGCCGCAAGAGCGACCCGCTGTACCGGATCCGGAACATCCTGCGCGCCGGCGAAGAGAACCTCACCGACCGGCAACGCGCCCGCCTCGCGGCGGCCTGGGCCGCCCACGAGGCACACCTCGAGGTGGAACTCGCGTGGCAGTGCGCCCAGCAGGTCCGGTCCGTCTATCACCAGGACACTCACGCGGCCGGCCGGCGCGTCGCCGAACGAATCCTGGACACCTTCACCTCGTGCCCGATCCGTGAAGTCGCCCGCCTGGGCCGCACCCTGAAGCAGTGGCGCACCGAGTTCCTCGGCTACTTCGACACCCACGGCGCGAGCAACGGTGGGACCGAAGCGATGAACGGGCTCATCGAACTCCACCGCCGCATCGCCCGCGGCTTCCACAACAGAGACAACTACCGCCTCCGAATGCTCCTGATCGGCGGAGGACTCAACCTATGA
- a CDS encoding DUF1990 domain-containing protein, producing the protein MPATLLDEQQTSRLLAAPLSFTRAARSEGEAPAGYNHLSRSVTLTRRDFDGAARHLFEWQMHCKAGLRVQASDIPLHQDTVVLMQWGPAPLALRIPCRVLEVIDEPRRRGFAYGTLPGHPEAGEERFILEQLEDGRILFTITAYSRPASTLAKVGGPITRAAQNFMTHRYLTALDRV; encoded by the coding sequence ATGCCGGCGACCCTTCTCGACGAGCAGCAGACTTCGCGACTGCTCGCGGCACCCCTGTCGTTCACGCGGGCTGCAAGGTCCGAGGGTGAGGCACCGGCCGGCTACAACCACCTGAGCCGTTCCGTCACGCTGACTCGTCGGGACTTCGACGGCGCAGCCCGCCACCTTTTCGAATGGCAGATGCACTGCAAGGCCGGGCTACGGGTTCAGGCCTCAGACATTCCACTGCATCAGGACACCGTCGTCCTGATGCAGTGGGGACCTGCCCCTCTCGCACTGAGGATCCCCTGCCGCGTCCTCGAAGTCATCGACGAGCCGCGCCGCCGGGGCTTTGCATACGGCACCCTGCCCGGCCACCCAGAGGCCGGCGAAGAGCGGTTCATCCTGGAGCAGCTCGAGGACGGCCGCATCCTGTTCACCATCACCGCCTACTCCCGCCCTGCCTCAACCCTGGCCAAGGTCGGCGGCCCGATCACCCGAGCCGCTCAGAACTTCATGACCCACCGTTACCTCACGGCCTTGGATCGCGTGTAG